In one window of Thalassotalea agarivorans DNA:
- the uvrC gene encoding excinuclease ABC subunit UvrC, with translation MSSLTPQFDAKAFLKSVSDQSGVYRMYDEHQQVIYVGKAKQLKKRLASYFRKDVGSVKTQALVAQIRAIDVTVTHTEGEALILENNYIKRYKPKYNILLRDDKSYPYLLITDHRHPKLGLHRGGRKIKGEYFGPYPTVGAVWESLRLMQKLFPIRQCEDSYYRARSRPCLQYQLGRCSAPCVSKISDNDYTEQVKLAKLFLRGKDSEVIDRLVEKMEVASTELQFEQAAKYRDQIATLRKVQQQQFVSGIASELDIVGFYREKSQICIHLLFIRDQKILGSKSYFPSIPAETSDSQVLLAFIGQHYLTGDLIQSSIPKEIVIGEIDSNEAEDLDTIKGLLDKAAGRKVKLSQSVKTERAQYLKLANTNAQQALKSKNSHKESMLARFDALNEVFELPQGINRLECFDISHTMGQQTIASCVVFNKEGPLKSDYRRYNVVGITPGDDYAAMAFALNKRYGKASKTNDVNLPDIVFIDGGKGQLAKAEQFFAQLPIDEIPLLIGVAKGESRKPGLETLIMAGSHQLINLPSTSPALHLVQHIRDESHRFAIAGHRAKRQKQANKSSLENIPGIGAKKRQALLKYLGGLQEVKQADIITLEKVPGISKQLAQTIYDALHDN, from the coding sequence GTGTCTAGTTTAACCCCTCAATTTGACGCCAAAGCCTTTCTAAAATCTGTGTCTGATCAGAGTGGTGTTTATCGTATGTACGATGAGCACCAACAAGTTATTTATGTAGGTAAAGCGAAGCAGTTAAAAAAACGCTTAGCCAGCTACTTTCGTAAAGATGTTGGCAGTGTAAAAACTCAGGCGCTTGTTGCTCAAATTCGGGCAATTGACGTGACGGTTACCCATACAGAAGGTGAAGCGTTGATACTCGAAAACAACTATATCAAGCGCTATAAACCTAAATATAACATCTTACTCCGCGATGATAAATCGTACCCTTATTTACTGATTACCGATCATCGCCACCCCAAATTGGGTCTGCACCGCGGTGGTAGAAAGATTAAAGGCGAGTATTTCGGGCCTTACCCAACGGTAGGCGCCGTCTGGGAAAGCTTACGCTTAATGCAAAAACTCTTTCCCATTCGCCAGTGTGAAGACAGTTACTATCGTGCTCGCAGCAGGCCATGTCTGCAGTACCAACTAGGGCGATGTAGTGCTCCATGTGTCAGTAAAATATCGGATAATGATTACACTGAGCAAGTAAAGCTAGCCAAGCTGTTCTTGAGAGGGAAAGATTCAGAGGTTATTGATCGACTCGTAGAAAAGATGGAAGTTGCTAGTACAGAATTACAGTTTGAACAGGCAGCAAAATATCGTGATCAAATCGCCACATTACGAAAAGTACAACAGCAGCAGTTTGTTAGTGGCATCGCCTCTGAACTCGATATTGTTGGTTTTTATCGCGAGAAATCTCAAATATGTATCCATTTATTGTTTATCCGCGACCAAAAAATCTTAGGTTCAAAAAGTTATTTTCCGAGCATTCCTGCTGAAACAAGCGATAGCCAAGTATTGCTTGCCTTTATCGGACAGCATTATTTAACAGGGGACTTAATTCAATCGAGTATTCCCAAGGAAATAGTGATTGGCGAAATAGATAGCAATGAAGCCGAAGATCTAGACACAATTAAAGGCTTGTTAGATAAAGCAGCAGGTAGAAAAGTAAAACTGTCACAGTCAGTAAAAACTGAGCGAGCGCAATATCTAAAACTTGCTAATACTAATGCCCAGCAAGCGTTAAAGAGCAAAAACAGCCACAAAGAATCGATGTTGGCACGCTTTGACGCATTAAATGAAGTCTTTGAGCTACCTCAAGGTATCAATCGCCTTGAATGTTTTGATATTAGCCATACCATGGGGCAACAAACGATTGCGTCATGTGTAGTATTCAATAAAGAAGGACCTCTCAAAAGTGACTATCGGCGATACAATGTCGTTGGCATTACTCCTGGCGATGATTACGCTGCTATGGCTTTTGCATTAAACAAACGTTACGGCAAAGCTAGCAAAACAAATGATGTAAATTTACCCGACATCGTGTTTATTGACGGCGGTAAAGGGCAGTTGGCTAAAGCAGAACAATTTTTTGCGCAGTTACCCATAGACGAAATACCATTGTTAATAGGTGTTGCCAAAGGTGAGTCCAGAAAGCCTGGGCTTGAAACCTTAATAATGGCAGGAAGCCATCAGCTGATTAATTTGCCTTCTACATCGCCGGCACTTCATCTTGTACAACATATAAGAGACGAGTCACATCGATTCGCTATAGCAGGGCATAGAGCTAAACGACAAAAGCAAGCAAACAAATCGTCACTTGAGAACATTCCAGGTATTGGCGCAAAGAAACGCCAAGCATTGCTTAAATACCTAGGTGGGCTTCAAGAAGTAAAACAAGCGGATATCATTACCTTGGAGAAGGTGCCTGGTATCAGTAAGCAACTTGCGCAAACGATTTACGACGCTTTACATGACAATTAG
- the pgsA gene encoding CDP-diacylglycerol--glycerol-3-phosphate 3-phosphatidyltransferase: MWTIPNQITVFRIILIPVFVVIFYLPISWNQFGAFAVFWLASVSDGLDGYLARRLNQSSPFGAFIDPVADKLMVVCSLVMISEHYGQWYVTVPAAIIISREILVSALREFMSSRGVRDVIAVSNMGKWKTACQMLGIMGLIWYPDYDVPLVLFDFPHIILNVAAWIFYAVATVLTIWSLISYLKAAWPELMSKK, from the coding sequence ATGTGGACTATCCCAAATCAAATAACAGTTTTTAGAATAATTTTAATTCCCGTTTTCGTGGTTATATTTTATTTACCAATCAGTTGGAACCAATTTGGCGCATTCGCCGTGTTCTGGCTTGCTTCAGTTTCTGATGGCCTTGATGGCTATTTAGCTCGTCGACTTAATCAATCTTCACCTTTTGGTGCATTTATTGATCCAGTAGCAGATAAATTGATGGTGGTGTGCTCGCTGGTAATGATTTCAGAGCATTATGGGCAGTGGTATGTCACAGTGCCTGCCGCCATTATTATCTCTAGAGAAATTTTAGTGAGTGCATTGCGAGAATTTATGTCTTCACGTGGTGTACGTGACGTTATTGCTGTATCTAATATGGGTAAGTGGAAAACAGCGTGTCAGATGCTAGGTATTATGGGCCTAATTTGGTATCCAGATTACGACGTACCCTTAGTTCTATTTGATTTTCCTCATATTATTTTAAATGTTGCGGCATGGATTTTTTATGCAGTGGCAACCGTTTTAACTATTTGGTCATTAATCAGCTATTTAAAAGCAGCGTGGCCAGAATTAATGTCTAAAAAATAG
- a CDS encoding DUF4124 domain-containing protein, which produces MDIYKVVGMVAILVSSGAYAENEQTTVYKCVKQGVTAYSDIPCAKDAQQIVYSTKSSAVSSVSTSEDNQQTLADTQAKVAERKKARETDKINKKIVRLQQQMQQELADLDNTTNFAIERRNGKSYDDIIAKRQKEVRKKYERLIQQQRKQLENIQ; this is translated from the coding sequence ATGGATATATACAAAGTGGTTGGCATGGTAGCTATATTGGTGAGCTCAGGTGCTTATGCGGAAAATGAACAAACGACCGTATATAAATGTGTAAAGCAGGGTGTTACAGCCTATAGTGATATTCCTTGTGCTAAGGACGCACAGCAGATTGTCTATAGCACAAAGTCGAGCGCAGTCAGTTCAGTAAGCACATCAGAAGACAATCAACAAACACTTGCTGACACTCAGGCTAAAGTAGCCGAACGCAAGAAAGCGCGTGAAACAGACAAAATAAACAAAAAGATTGTACGTCTACAGCAACAAATGCAGCAAGAGCTCGCTGATTTGGATAATACCACTAATTTTGCAATTGAGCGTCGCAATGGCAAGAGCTATGACGACATCATTGCCAAGCGTCAAAAAGAAGTTAGAAAGAAATACGAACGTTTAATTCAACAACAACGAAAGCAGTTAGAAAACATCCAATAA
- a CDS encoding efflux transporter outer membrane subunit, translated as MSKNTLLTMSLSLSALLVACSSPSGITTQSRDFKSPTQWSNVHLNAKETEQLDNSIVAVDDWLRNFEDIKLIRLTEKSLSKNFQLKASAIDVAIAEQRLNISESTDWPALDLAFSGQRRKSIVSGNELYTTDYDLSLNLSYELDLWGKLSDQQQQDQLDYLAANLRYEDDKNNLVASVASAWFNLQEAQQLALLFEERARNLEHNLELIQASYRLGLNQALDIYLSQNDVSRELARVEEQRQKVLENKRSLEILLGDFPSSAITAPSELPRINSKIATGLPSDLLTRRKDIQALWYELLALDAGLAVAHKQRFPRIALSASTGTSAPDLSDLLDADALAWSLLGNVTTPLFDAGRLSSLEETARLQVVKQEQNYLLAVHNAFAEVENAISNRAALLSRYHYFVDARENALEAESLSFNQYMKGIVSYSAVLESQRRAFDAQTNVIQLTNQLLQNRIQLHIALGGSFEEVAEQSNTAAINQSDTDA; from the coding sequence ATGTCTAAAAACACATTGTTAACCATGAGCTTGTCGTTGTCGGCATTACTCGTTGCGTGTTCCTCCCCAAGCGGCATTACGACGCAGAGTAGGGACTTTAAATCGCCAACGCAGTGGTCCAACGTACATTTGAATGCCAAGGAAACAGAACAACTAGACAACAGCATTGTTGCTGTTGATGATTGGCTACGTAATTTCGAAGATATAAAACTCATTCGTTTAACAGAGAAGTCTTTAAGCAAAAACTTCCAACTTAAAGCGAGCGCGATTGATGTTGCAATCGCAGAGCAACGATTAAATATCTCTGAAAGCACTGATTGGCCAGCACTTGATCTTGCCTTTAGCGGTCAAAGACGAAAATCCATTGTATCCGGCAATGAGCTGTATACAACAGACTATGACCTTTCTTTAAATTTATCTTATGAGCTAGATTTGTGGGGCAAGCTTTCCGACCAACAGCAACAAGATCAACTTGATTATCTAGCGGCAAACCTGCGTTATGAAGACGACAAGAACAACTTGGTAGCGTCTGTTGCTAGTGCTTGGTTTAATTTGCAAGAAGCACAACAACTCGCGTTGTTGTTTGAAGAACGAGCACGTAATCTAGAGCATAATTTAGAGTTGATCCAAGCCAGTTATCGATTGGGCTTAAATCAAGCATTAGATATTTATTTATCGCAAAATGATGTGTCGCGTGAACTAGCGCGCGTTGAAGAGCAGCGTCAAAAAGTGCTAGAGAATAAACGGTCTTTAGAAATACTGCTTGGCGACTTTCCATCTTCAGCGATTACTGCGCCATCTGAGCTTCCTCGTATAAACAGTAAAATTGCCACTGGCTTACCGTCTGATTTACTGACCAGAAGAAAAGATATCCAAGCGCTTTGGTATGAGCTTTTAGCGCTAGACGCTGGCCTTGCTGTTGCACATAAGCAACGCTTTCCTAGAATAGCATTATCTGCTTCAACGGGTACAAGCGCGCCAGATTTATCTGATTTGCTTGATGCAGATGCACTAGCCTGGTCGTTGTTAGGTAATGTGACAACACCACTGTTTGATGCTGGTCGTCTTTCATCTTTGGAAGAAACCGCTAGACTTCAAGTGGTGAAGCAAGAACAAAACTATTTGTTGGCAGTACATAACGCCTTTGCAGAGGTCGAAAATGCTATCAGCAACAGAGCAGCGTTATTAAGCCGATACCATTATTTTGTGGATGCGCGAGAAAACGCATTAGAAGCTGAATCGCTGTCTTTCAACCAATATATGAAAGGGATTGTTAGCTATAGTGCAGTGTTAGAGTCTCAGCGTCGTGCCTTTGATGCTCAAACCAACGTTATACAGCTAACAAATCAATTACTTCAAAACAGAATTCAATTGCATATCGCACTAGGCGGCAGCTTCGAAGAAGTTGCAGAGCAATCAAATACCGCTGCGATTAATCAGAGTGATACCGATGCCTAA
- a CDS encoding efflux RND transporter periplasmic adaptor subunit yields MPKQKTLFTKIILPILILIGFIFAARIVISNPPQTPRFKPSGAPQLNVEARTLSSENIAITIDSYGTVKPRTQSILFPQVSGQITDISPKFREGGFFEKGEMLVQLDDRDHVSEVKIAQSTLFNAKQSLSEEEARVEQAKQDWDRIGNGGEAPDLVLRKPQLTAAQAKVSSAEATLAKAQLALERTQIKAPYDGRILFKYVDVGQVVSSGTQLAQIYATDYVEIRLPIKNKDLPYMVLPESNRFREESVNQQPLVAVHSDLIGKQTWYGKIVRTEGAFDANSQQLFVVAQIDDPYGYNDNNALPIKIGQYVSAEINGRVVNGAITVPNKAIYQGSYVYIVKDGKLLRKEIDIAWQNANFAILAQGVNAGEKLVITPLGQVNSGTPVAITKLDDVEVKAEVAAKKKGPKAPATSQGETK; encoded by the coding sequence ATGCCTAAACAAAAAACGCTTTTTACCAAAATAATTTTACCTATTCTTATTTTGATTGGTTTTATCTTTGCAGCGCGAATTGTTATTAGTAATCCGCCGCAAACACCACGTTTTAAGCCTAGTGGCGCGCCACAGCTTAATGTGGAAGCTCGAACGCTTTCCAGTGAAAATATTGCAATTACCATCGATAGCTACGGTACTGTTAAGCCAAGAACACAATCGATATTGTTTCCTCAAGTATCAGGGCAAATAACAGATATTAGCCCTAAATTTAGAGAAGGTGGCTTCTTTGAAAAGGGTGAAATGTTGGTACAACTTGATGACAGAGATCATGTTTCTGAAGTTAAGATAGCTCAATCAACTTTATTCAACGCTAAACAATCATTAAGTGAAGAAGAAGCTCGAGTAGAACAAGCAAAACAGGACTGGGACCGTATCGGCAATGGCGGCGAAGCACCCGATCTTGTATTAAGAAAGCCGCAGTTAACCGCAGCACAAGCCAAAGTAAGCAGTGCAGAGGCAACATTAGCTAAAGCACAGCTAGCGCTTGAGCGCACACAAATTAAAGCGCCTTATGATGGTCGCATCTTGTTTAAATATGTTGATGTAGGTCAAGTTGTATCGTCAGGTACGCAGCTAGCACAAATTTACGCGACCGATTACGTCGAAATTAGGCTACCAATCAAAAACAAAGATCTACCTTACATGGTATTACCTGAGAGCAATCGCTTTAGAGAAGAGTCGGTTAATCAACAACCATTAGTTGCCGTACATTCAGATTTAATCGGTAAACAAACTTGGTACGGCAAAATCGTTCGTACAGAGGGTGCGTTTGATGCAAATTCGCAGCAGCTTTTTGTTGTCGCTCAAATAGACGATCCCTATGGTTACAATGACAACAATGCCTTACCGATTAAAATTGGTCAGTACGTGTCGGCGGAAATCAATGGGCGAGTGGTAAATGGCGCGATTACAGTGCCTAACAAAGCGATTTACCAAGGCAGTTATGTTTATATCGTTAAAGACGGAAAATTACTGCGTAAAGAAATCGATATCGCGTGGCAAAATGCTAACTTTGCCATCCTAGCTCAAGGTGTTAATGCCGGTGAAAAACTGGTTATTACACCGCTAGGGCAAGTTAACTCTGGTACACCCGTAGCAATAACTAAGTTAGATGACGTTGAAGTGAAAGCGGAAGTCGCCGCTAAAAAGAAAGGCCCTAAGGCGCCAGCTACAAGCCAAGGAGAAACTAAATGA
- a CDS encoding efflux RND transporter permease subunit: MIAWFARNHVAANLLMITIVMLGVVTLRGNIPIEVFPSFESETIRVSVSLRGATPEDVEQGVSIRIEEAVQDLQGIKKITSRSSEGSSRVTLEVDKGYDPRELLADVKSRVDAINTFPAEAEKPVVSNNPWLRDVITVTIASEYGEKEIREFAEQVRDDLLRLPNVTQLQLDAVRNYEISIDVKQAKLREHNVSLEDIAQAVRNSSLDMSAGNVKTDGGDVLVRSKGQAYRKDEFERIVVKTNPDGTMLRLRDVAQVNDGFEETPLRARFNGQQGAMIEVQRIGNQSAIDVADEVKAYIDKRQATLPDGFTLSYWDDDSQVVKNRLNTLISNALQGGFLVLLLLTLFLRPSIAFWVFIGIPVCFLGAFMAMPLLGVTINIMSLFGFIVVLGIVVDDAIVTGENIYRHSQMPGYKTGLEAAIKGTQEVATPVTFGVLTTVAAFMPLLFIEGRRGDFFSQIALIVIPVLLFSLIESKFVLPAHLKNLKLRHEKTKVSKLSEWQQKFADGFEAAILKYYKPALGFATRNRFATLMTFIGVFVLILSFIMSGWTRFTFFPRIPSETVRATITMPVGTSFEVVDGYVAKISDAAKQLQEKYRDVNGQSVILNTLATTGGWRGDNQGQVRFEILPAEKNYFGIGSRELVNEWRDLIGPLPGAESVTFRAEFGRGGDPIDVQLSATSMSLLETVAEEVKAYIATYPTAFDIADSMSDGKEEIQIELTDQGYAMGMSISSITSQVRNAFFGSQIQRIQRGRDDVRVMLRFPREERGSISSLKDMLINTPNGGKVPLSHVAKLKPGKSPSSIIRIDRYRTLNITADVDKKSTNMTALNADLNQYLQQLMQKYPGVSYELEGEAKEQQESFGSLSVGLVLVFFVIYCLLAIPFKSYIQPLIVMSVIPFGAIGAVVGHWIMGMDLTIFSILGIMALIGVVVNDSLVLVDFVNKMREKGHNVMDAVLSAGQARFRPVMLTSLTTFIGLMPLLFEKSTQAQFLIPMAVSLGFGIIFATLITLVLVPVNYLLVEDGKNGLNKLKQHLFSDKAHV, translated from the coding sequence ATGATCGCTTGGTTTGCGCGCAATCATGTAGCCGCTAATTTGTTAATGATCACCATAGTTATGCTAGGTGTCGTAACATTGCGTGGCAATATACCTATTGAAGTCTTTCCAAGCTTTGAATCTGAAACGATTCGTGTCAGTGTCTCGCTTCGTGGTGCTACGCCTGAAGATGTAGAGCAGGGCGTTTCTATTCGCATTGAAGAAGCGGTGCAGGATTTACAAGGCATAAAAAAGATCACGTCTCGTTCAAGTGAAGGCTCTTCGCGCGTCACTTTAGAAGTAGACAAAGGCTATGATCCAAGAGAATTACTTGCGGATGTAAAAAGTCGTGTCGATGCGATAAACACCTTTCCAGCAGAGGCAGAAAAACCTGTCGTTTCAAACAACCCATGGCTTAGAGACGTTATTACCGTCACTATAGCGTCAGAATATGGTGAAAAAGAAATTCGTGAATTTGCAGAGCAGGTGCGCGATGACTTGTTGCGTCTACCTAATGTTACACAGCTGCAACTTGACGCCGTTCGAAATTATGAAATTAGCATTGATGTTAAGCAGGCCAAATTAAGAGAGCACAATGTTTCGCTAGAAGATATCGCGCAAGCGGTTCGAAATAGCTCATTAGACATGTCGGCAGGTAACGTTAAAACCGATGGTGGTGATGTATTGGTGCGCTCAAAAGGGCAAGCCTATCGTAAAGATGAATTTGAAAGAATCGTTGTTAAAACTAATCCAGACGGCACCATGTTGCGTCTACGCGATGTAGCACAAGTAAACGATGGGTTTGAAGAAACACCGCTTAGAGCCCGTTTTAATGGTCAACAAGGCGCCATGATTGAGGTTCAGCGTATCGGCAATCAAAGTGCTATCGACGTTGCCGATGAGGTAAAAGCGTATATAGACAAGCGCCAAGCTACCTTGCCTGATGGCTTTACACTAAGCTATTGGGATGACGATTCACAAGTCGTTAAGAATCGTTTAAACACATTGATTAGTAATGCCTTACAAGGTGGTTTCTTAGTCCTATTGTTACTTACGCTATTCCTGAGACCTTCAATCGCATTTTGGGTATTTATAGGCATACCTGTGTGTTTCTTAGGCGCGTTTATGGCTATGCCGTTACTTGGCGTGACGATAAACATAATGAGCTTGTTCGGGTTTATCGTGGTGCTTGGTATTGTTGTAGATGACGCCATCGTTACCGGCGAAAACATATACAGGCACAGCCAAATGCCTGGATACAAAACAGGCCTAGAAGCTGCAATTAAAGGCACGCAAGAAGTTGCGACACCAGTAACCTTTGGTGTGTTAACAACAGTCGCTGCATTTATGCCACTGCTGTTTATTGAAGGGCGCAGAGGCGATTTCTTTTCTCAAATTGCGTTAATTGTAATTCCAGTACTTCTTTTCTCATTGATAGAGTCAAAGTTTGTATTACCAGCCCATTTAAAGAACTTAAAGTTACGCCATGAAAAAACGAAAGTGTCAAAACTCAGTGAGTGGCAACAGAAGTTTGCTGATGGTTTTGAAGCGGCGATTCTAAAATACTATAAACCCGCGCTTGGTTTTGCTACGCGCAACCGATTTGCCACGCTAATGACCTTTATCGGTGTTTTTGTGCTGATTTTGTCCTTTATCATGTCGGGTTGGACAAGGTTTACCTTTTTCCCTCGTATTCCATCTGAGACCGTTAGAGCAACTATAACGATGCCAGTGGGTACAAGTTTTGAAGTGGTTGATGGTTATGTGGCTAAAATTTCTGACGCGGCGAAACAACTGCAAGAAAAGTATCGCGACGTAAATGGTCAAAGTGTTATTTTAAACACGTTAGCGACCACTGGTGGTTGGCGTGGCGATAATCAGGGACAGGTTCGTTTTGAAATCTTACCTGCTGAGAAAAACTACTTTGGTATCGGCTCAAGAGAGCTGGTCAATGAATGGCGAGATTTAATTGGCCCGCTGCCTGGCGCTGAAAGCGTTACCTTTAGAGCTGAGTTTGGCCGAGGTGGCGACCCTATTGATGTGCAATTGTCAGCAACTAGTATGTCTTTGCTCGAAACAGTAGCAGAAGAGGTTAAAGCCTATATTGCCACCTATCCAACAGCGTTTGATATTGCCGATTCAATGTCTGATGGTAAAGAAGAAATTCAAATTGAACTGACTGACCAAGGTTATGCGATGGGTATGTCGATTTCATCGATTACCAGCCAAGTTAGAAATGCTTTTTTTGGTTCTCAAATTCAACGTATTCAACGTGGTAGGGACGATGTCCGTGTAATGCTTAGATTCCCGCGTGAAGAGCGTGGTTCGATATCTAGCTTGAAAGACATGTTAATCAACACGCCTAACGGCGGCAAAGTGCCGCTATCCCATGTTGCGAAACTTAAGCCTGGTAAGAGCCCGTCGAGCATTATTCGTATCGATCGTTACCGTACGTTAAATATCACGGCAGACGTAGATAAAAAGTCGACTAACATGACGGCGCTTAACGCTGATCTTAATCAGTACTTGCAGCAGTTGATGCAGAAATATCCGGGCGTAAGCTACGAATTAGAGGGCGAGGCGAAGGAACAACAAGAGTCGTTTGGCAGTTTATCTGTAGGCTTAGTACTCGTGTTCTTTGTGATTTATTGTTTATTGGCAATACCGTTCAAGTCATATATCCAGCCGTTGATTGTTATGTCTGTAATACCTTTTGGCGCAATTGGCGCCGTGGTTGGCCATTGGATAATGGGAATGGATCTAACGATATTCAGTATCTTAGGTATTATGGCGTTGATTGGTGTTGTTGTTAACGACAGTCTAGTCTTAGTTGATTTCGTTAATAAAATGCGAGAAAAGGGCCATAACGTGATGGACGCTGTATTGTCAGCAGGTCAAGCGAGATTCAGGCCGGTTATGTTAACTTCATTAACAACCTTTATCGGTTTAATGCCGCTCTTGTTTGAAAAATCAACACAGGCTCAGTTCTTGATCCCTATGGCGGTATCACTTGGTTTTGGTATTATTTTTGCCACACTAATTACCTTAGTATTAGTTCCTGTGAATTATTTACTTGTTGAAGATGGTAAAAACGGATTAAATAAGCTTAAACAACACTTATTTTCTGACAAAGCACACGTTTAA
- the hinT gene encoding purine nucleoside phosphoramidase, which produces MAEETIFSKIIRQEIPTPLLYQDELVTAFRDISPRKSTHILIIPNKLIPTVNDVEQEDELTLGRMITVAKQLAKEEGIAEDGYRLIMNCNDHGGQEVYHIHMHLLGGEPVGPMVAG; this is translated from the coding sequence ATGGCTGAAGAAACCATATTTTCTAAGATAATCCGACAAGAGATCCCAACTCCCTTATTGTATCAAGATGAACTAGTAACAGCGTTTAGAGACATTTCTCCGCGCAAGAGTACTCATATCCTGATTATTCCGAACAAACTAATCCCAACTGTTAATGACGTTGAACAAGAAGACGAATTAACTCTGGGGCGTATGATTACCGTTGCCAAGCAATTGGCAAAAGAAGAGGGTATTGCAGAAGATGGTTATCGTTTGATCATGAACTGCAACGACCACGGAGGGCAAGAGGTGTACCACATTCATATGCACTTGCTCGGTGGGGAACCTGTAGGTCCAATGGTTGCGGGCTAA
- a CDS encoding sensor histidine kinase, whose translation MNWNSLIEDRNRFFWILHTAGWLGFAFIHFLGSLLHDLRDIFVIIIFLNAYAGWLLTIPLRYVYRKAWNLTPGKIVIVIIVCSYVVGVLWRVVANINYWEIYKHGFRPDFWLMYTQNSIWFFYIILSWSVLYFGIKYYQMLQKEKQNVLQANTVAHQAQLKMLRYQLNPHFLFNTLNAISTLIMVKDNKTANGMVTKLSEFLRYTLDKDPMKKVNLATEFKALQLYLDIEKVRFEERLQVNFVLDDDCKEALVPSMILQPIVENAIKYAIAVQEDGGTIDIHCKHFGNDLLLEVADNGPGAEIKNGNLHRENGVGLANTRERLQALYGENFALVVSNNRPQGVKVNMRMPYEVSEES comes from the coding sequence TTGAATTGGAATTCTTTAATAGAAGATAGAAATCGATTTTTCTGGATTCTACACACCGCCGGTTGGTTGGGCTTTGCCTTTATCCATTTCCTTGGGTCATTATTACATGATCTGCGGGATATCTTTGTCATCATCATTTTCTTAAACGCCTACGCTGGATGGCTGCTAACCATTCCTCTACGTTACGTTTACCGCAAAGCCTGGAATCTAACTCCAGGTAAAATTGTCATTGTTATTATCGTCTGTTCTTATGTTGTTGGTGTTTTATGGCGTGTGGTCGCTAATATAAACTATTGGGAAATATACAAACATGGCTTTAGGCCAGACTTTTGGCTGATGTATACCCAAAATAGTATTTGGTTTTTCTATATCATCCTTAGTTGGAGTGTGTTGTATTTTGGTATTAAGTACTACCAGATGCTGCAAAAAGAAAAGCAAAATGTATTACAGGCCAATACTGTTGCGCATCAGGCGCAGCTGAAAATGCTTAGATATCAACTTAACCCGCACTTTTTGTTTAATACCTTAAACGCCATTTCGACGTTAATCATGGTTAAAGACAACAAAACAGCCAATGGTATGGTCACCAAGCTAAGTGAGTTTTTGCGCTACACGCTAGACAAAGATCCGATGAAAAAGGTTAATCTAGCGACCGAATTTAAAGCGTTGCAGTTGTATCTAGATATCGAAAAAGTCAGGTTTGAAGAGCGTTTACAAGTGAATTTCGTGCTTGATGATGATTGTAAAGAAGCCTTGGTACCTAGCATGATTTTACAGCCTATTGTAGAAAACGCGATCAAGTATGCTATTGCCGTACAAGAGGATGGCGGTACCATTGATATACACTGTAAGCACTTTGGCAACGATCTACTTTTAGAGGTTGCAGATAATGGTCCCGGCGCCGAAATAAAAAATGGTAATCTACATCGTGAGAATGGTGTTGGATTAGCAAATACCCGTGAACGTCTTCAGGCATTATATGGTGAAAACTTTGCTTTAGTTGTGTCGAATAATCGACCGCAAGGTGTTAAGGTAAATATGCGCATGCCATACGAAGTATCTGAGGAATCCTAA